A single window of Sphingobacterium sp. ML3W DNA harbors:
- a CDS encoding cation:proton antiporter produces MNRNVLDHLSHAFEAPLKSPVLIFALVLFIILLSPILLRSIKVPGIIGLIISGVIIGPHGLNWLEKNSAVDLFSTIGLLYIMFIAGLELDMNEFKKTKHKSVMFGFFTFIIPISIGFPVCFYLLDYGILASILISSMFATHTLVSYPIVNSYGISKNEAVAITIGGTILTDTAVLIILAVITGASQGNIGQEFWVTLGVSFSIFLFIMFGVIPCIAKWFFERIESEKTSHYIFILSIVFFAAFLSEIAGLEPIIGAFVAGLALNKLIPHSSALMNRIEFIGNAIFIPFFLISVGMIVDVSVLLRGPEALIVAATLTVVAILGKWGAAWVTQFVFKYSIGQRNVIFGLSSSHAAATLAVIMVGYKNEIIDENVLNGTILLILVTCIVATIVTEAASKKIVMDGDQDDTHINIVKEHDEHIMIPLANMENMKSILDFATLMRSKKSHHPISIVSVVKDNEQAEKNMAIARKNLDNIAKYASGSETEVSIAATIDFNIPSGISRSAKEVMADCILLGWPSASNFVDKIVGEKSESILNRTSANVMMCQFKKPFITHSKIIVFAPPLSQSEFGFEYWVEKVLKLGQELTISVTFVCDERTEAATTVFLDEIKNSVPVNFRIYDNWDHIHGLISFREDNALLFYVSSRYGEVSYRDSLDGLAKKLERIHENDNVVLVFPSRVDNHHIDEYEDVQAAPIFRKISKEIGNMFNKEK; encoded by the coding sequence ATGAATAGAAACGTATTAGATCACTTATCGCATGCTTTTGAAGCTCCTTTAAAAAGTCCAGTACTCATCTTCGCGCTCGTATTATTTATCATTTTATTGTCGCCTATACTATTGCGATCCATTAAGGTTCCGGGCATTATAGGCTTGATTATTTCGGGAGTGATTATTGGTCCACATGGATTGAATTGGTTAGAGAAAAATTCGGCAGTGGATCTTTTTTCAACAATCGGTTTGCTATATATTATGTTTATAGCTGGATTGGAGTTGGATATGAATGAATTCAAGAAGACGAAACATAAAAGTGTTATGTTCGGTTTTTTTACTTTCATCATACCTATTTCTATTGGTTTTCCAGTGTGCTTTTATCTTTTGGATTATGGAATATTAGCCAGTATACTGATATCCAGTATGTTTGCTACGCATACTTTGGTTTCCTATCCTATAGTTAATAGTTACGGTATTTCGAAGAATGAGGCTGTCGCCATCACTATTGGAGGTACCATTTTGACAGATACGGCTGTGTTGATTATACTTGCAGTCATCACTGGTGCTTCGCAGGGGAATATAGGACAAGAATTTTGGGTAACCTTAGGCGTTTCGTTTTCTATTTTTCTCTTTATTATGTTTGGTGTCATTCCTTGCATTGCAAAATGGTTTTTCGAGCGTATTGAAAGTGAAAAAACTTCCCATTATATTTTTATCCTATCCATCGTTTTTTTTGCAGCTTTCTTATCTGAAATTGCGGGTTTGGAGCCGATTATCGGAGCGTTTGTGGCTGGTCTTGCTTTGAATAAATTGATTCCACATTCGTCTGCATTGATGAATCGAATCGAATTTATCGGTAATGCGATTTTTATTCCATTCTTTTTAATCAGTGTAGGGATGATTGTGGATGTTAGCGTTCTTCTACGCGGCCCAGAGGCTTTAATCGTGGCAGCAACACTGACCGTAGTAGCGATATTGGGTAAATGGGGGGCAGCATGGGTGACACAATTTGTCTTTAAGTATTCAATTGGTCAACGTAACGTGATATTTGGTTTGAGTAGTTCACATGCTGCGGCAACTCTAGCCGTCATTATGGTTGGTTATAAAAATGAAATTATTGATGAGAATGTACTGAATGGGACAATTTTATTGATTTTAGTGACTTGTATCGTGGCAACTATTGTAACCGAAGCGGCTTCTAAGAAAATTGTTATGGATGGGGATCAGGATGATACCCATATCAATATTGTGAAGGAACATGATGAACATATTATGATTCCATTAGCAAATATGGAAAATATGAAATCTATTTTAGATTTTGCTACTTTAATGCGAAGTAAGAAATCACATCATCCGATCAGTATTGTCTCCGTAGTAAAGGATAACGAGCAAGCGGAAAAGAATATGGCTATTGCTCGTAAAAATCTTGATAACATAGCAAAATATGCTTCAGGTAGTGAAACAGAGGTAAGTATCGCAGCTACAATTGACTTTAATATTCCTAGTGGAATCAGCAGAAGTGCTAAAGAGGTGATGGCAGATTGTATTCTTTTAGGGTGGCCAAGTGCTAGTAATTTTGTGGATAAAATAGTCGGTGAAAAATCAGAGAGTATTCTTAATCGTACTTCTGCAAATGTGATGATGTGCCAATTCAAAAAGCCATTTATCACCCATAGTAAAATTATCGTTTTTGCTCCACCATTATCACAATCTGAATTTGGTTTTGAGTATTGGGTAGAGAAAGTGTTAAAATTAGGACAGGAGCTTACTATTTCGGTCACTTTTGTATGTGATGAACGCACAGAGGCTGCTACTACAGTGTTCCTAGATGAAATCAAAAATTCAGTTCCCGTTAATTTTAGAATTTATGATAATTGGGATCATATTCATGGTTTAATCTCATTTAGGGAGGATAATGCGCTGTTGTTTTATGTTTCTTCCCGTTATGGAGAGGTGTCTTATCGTGATTCATTGGATGGTTTGGCAAAGAAATTGGAACGTATCCATGAAAATGACAACGTGGTGCTGGTATTTCCAAGCCGGGTGGACAATCATCATATTGATGAATATGAAGATGTGCAAGCGGCGCCGATCTTTAGAAAAATCAGTAAGGAAATCGGTAACATGTTCAATAAGGAGAAATAG
- a CDS encoding ABC transporter permease: MNFPYFLAKRITFLGKRTFSKLIVRITVGAIALAIAAIILSVAVLRGFKSEVTAKQRGFFGDVVVLRYDLNSSYENSPIALDTTELNTLTKLPNVAGIHAFATKPGIINVNDEVEGVLLKGVDTSYDQSYLKSILVAGDTIDFRTDHDAGKQILISKYLANRLMLKEGDDFIMYFVQQPIRKRKFEIKGIYNSGSEELDKIYVIGSLNLIRRLNNLDSAAVGGYELRIHDFSKLQQTTNEIDDMVPMDLHAVSIRDQMADIFQWLDLLDMNTTIIFILVTLVAIINMISALLITILERTSMIGILKALGFHNNGVRRVFMYNALYLIGLGLILGNLIGLGLYFFQDYTQFFKLDEKTYYISYVAVKLYWTDIALINLSVVIIGMLALFIPSLLITKISPVRAISFK, from the coding sequence TTGAATTTTCCATATTTTTTAGCCAAGAGAATCACTTTTTTAGGAAAAAGAACTTTTTCTAAATTAATTGTGCGCATTACCGTAGGGGCAATTGCCTTGGCGATTGCGGCAATTATTCTTTCTGTGGCTGTTTTGCGTGGGTTTAAGTCGGAGGTTACCGCCAAGCAACGGGGGTTCTTTGGGGATGTTGTGGTCTTACGTTATGACCTTAATAGTTCCTATGAAAACTCACCAATTGCCTTGGATACAACGGAATTGAACACCTTGACAAAATTACCCAACGTAGCGGGCATACATGCTTTTGCGACCAAACCTGGGATTATCAATGTTAATGATGAGGTGGAAGGGGTGCTACTGAAAGGTGTTGATACCTCTTACGATCAGAGCTACCTAAAGAGTATATTAGTAGCTGGTGATACGATCGATTTTAGAACTGATCATGATGCTGGAAAGCAAATCTTGATATCTAAATATTTGGCAAATAGATTAATGCTGAAGGAGGGGGATGATTTCATCATGTACTTCGTACAACAGCCTATTCGTAAACGTAAGTTTGAAATTAAAGGGATATATAACTCGGGCTCCGAAGAATTGGATAAAATTTATGTCATTGGTTCTCTCAATCTGATTCGTAGGCTTAATAATTTGGATAGTGCAGCTGTTGGTGGATATGAATTGCGCATACATGATTTTTCTAAACTACAGCAGACCACAAATGAAATTGATGATATGGTACCGATGGATCTGCATGCCGTAAGCATTCGGGATCAAATGGCAGATATCTTTCAGTGGTTGGATCTATTAGATATGAACACTACCATTATCTTTATATTGGTTACTTTGGTAGCTATTATTAACATGATTTCAGCTTTGCTCATTACTATCTTGGAACGGACATCTATGATTGGTATTTTGAAAGCACTTGGTTTTCATAATAATGGGGTGCGGCGAGTTTTTATGTACAACGCGTTATATCTGATTGGTTTAGGGTTGATTCTAGGTAATTTGATTGGCCTTGGTTTGTACTTCTTTCAGGATTACACCCAGTTTTTTAAGTTGGATGAAAAGACCTATTATATCTCATATGTGGCTGTTAAACTCTATTGGACGGACATTGCTTTAATCAACTTATCGGTGGTTATTATTGGAATGTTGGCCTTATTTATTCCTTCCTTACTGATTACAAAAATCAGTCCAGTACGCGCGATTTCTTTCAAATAA
- the icd gene encoding NADP-dependent isocitrate dehydrogenase, giving the protein MASKIVKSEHGLLQVPDQPIIPFIIGDGIGPDIWHASVRVFDHAVEKTYAGRRRIEWKEVLAGEKAFNETGEWLPEKTLQVLKEYLVGIKGPLTTPIGGGIRSLNVALRKELDLFVCQRPTKWYEGVPSPVKHPEDVNMVIFRENTEDIYAGIEFAAGTADAQKIQNFLRDELHVDYNFSSETGVGIKLVSEKGSKRLIRAAIEHAMEHNLPSVTLVHKGNIMKFTEGAFKNWGYELAETEFADKTYTWGQWERTKAEKGDLAANAEQQHALDSGKILIKDVIADNFLQQILLNPKDYSVIATLNLNGDYISDSLAAIVGGIGIAPGANINYDTGHAVFEATHGTAPRFANTDTMNPSSVILSGVMMLVYMGWQEAADAIVKALGETIKAKTVTVDFYNLMKDATLVKTSEFADHIIEKL; this is encoded by the coding sequence ATGGCAAGTAAAATAGTTAAGTCCGAGCATGGATTATTGCAGGTTCCTGACCAACCTATCATCCCTTTTATTATTGGAGATGGTATTGGACCAGATATTTGGCACGCTTCGGTGCGGGTCTTTGATCATGCTGTAGAAAAAACTTATGCAGGTAGAAGGAGGATTGAATGGAAAGAGGTCCTTGCAGGAGAAAAAGCATTTAATGAAACCGGAGAATGGCTGCCTGAAAAGACGTTGCAGGTGTTAAAAGAATATTTGGTAGGTATCAAAGGTCCCTTAACAACACCCATCGGTGGTGGAATCCGTTCGTTAAATGTCGCTCTACGTAAAGAACTCGATTTATTTGTTTGTCAACGACCTACGAAATGGTACGAAGGAGTTCCTTCTCCTGTAAAGCATCCGGAGGATGTCAATATGGTTATTTTTCGAGAGAATACAGAAGATATCTATGCGGGTATTGAATTCGCTGCCGGTACGGCTGATGCACAGAAAATTCAAAATTTTTTACGTGACGAATTGCATGTAGATTATAATTTTTCATCAGAAACGGGTGTTGGTATCAAGCTGGTATCAGAAAAAGGTTCAAAGCGCCTTATACGCGCTGCGATTGAACATGCAATGGAACATAATTTACCCTCTGTGACCTTGGTTCATAAGGGGAATATTATGAAATTTACGGAAGGAGCCTTTAAAAATTGGGGATACGAACTCGCTGAAACAGAATTTGCTGATAAAACTTATACTTGGGGACAGTGGGAGCGTACCAAAGCAGAAAAAGGTGATTTGGCAGCCAATGCAGAACAGCAACATGCTTTGGATTCTGGTAAAATTTTAATAAAAGATGTAATTGCAGATAATTTCTTACAACAGATTTTATTGAATCCTAAGGATTATTCGGTAATCGCTACCCTAAATTTAAATGGGGATTATATTTCAGATTCTTTGGCGGCAATTGTTGGTGGTATTGGCATTGCTCCTGGAGCGAATATTAATTATGATACTGGACATGCTGTGTTTGAGGCTACACATGGGACTGCACCACGTTTTGCCAACACAGATACGATGAATCCTTCTTCGGTGATTTTAAGCGGTGTCATGATGCTGGTATACATGGGTTGGCAAGAGGCTGCAGACGCAATTGTTAAAGCATTGGGCGAAACCATAAAAGCCAAGACCGTAACGGTCGATTTCTATAATTTAATGAAAGATGCAACGCTTGTAAAGACAAGTGAGTTTGCCGATCATATTATCGAAAAATTGTAA